A segment of the Sander lucioperca isolate FBNREF2018 chromosome 7, SLUC_FBN_1.2, whole genome shotgun sequence genome:
agacattaattaagatgttccccatactttaagagttgcgcagcacatcggccaggagtcattcttgatgcctactatctcaaacatctctctcagataaggccaaggatgtcttgctgcttgtctgccgatttcttcattttcaatcatgtcgccatccatcctactatgtgctaacgttactaCCAGGCGCGTGtctgcgctattctccgacatgacgacctcttgtacaaaactaaagtaacgagccaattttgtaaaatgtaaggagtagaaagtaccgatattcatgttaaaatgtaaggtgtaaaagtaaaaagtcgccacaaaaaaatatagtaaagtaaaaatatctgaaaaatctacttgagaacagtaacgaagtatttgtacttcgttacttacCCTCGAGTGCCAGAGgttcacattttcacaaagtGTTTGCAAGTGAGACAAAATAAATGGATATCACTGAAAACCTCACCAGTTTATGTGTAATACATGTCCGTTTAAGCATTATCCACACAAATacgacacatactgtatgaacgggaaaaaaataaaacgaaaCAACGCACTAGAGATCTAGCTGGGATTCAAACTTTGGATGTCATGGACAAAAAAGTTGACAGACtagctttacataaaaaattaCATTGGTATATGGTTTTATTTCCAGAGTTACACAATGCTGTAGAGGAGGTTCTGCCCAGTCTGCTGGAGCAGCAGGTCACTGTTTTCATCCTGGCTGACAGATGCAGAACTGGAAATATGGAGAGCTTCAAAGACAAAATGAGCCAGGCCTCCTCTGAGCCTCTGTCCAAAGATTTAAGGTCACATTTAACCTTACAGAGTCCTGCAGCCTACATATATACATCAGGGACAACAGGTAAGCTACTTTAGATGTTAAATGTTCAGGATTCAACAGTAAAAGAAACAGTACCCACTCTACATGTGCCTACCTCTGGCTTCTCTTTAACAGGTCTCCCTAAAGCAGCAGTAGTCTCTCATGTCAAACTGTGGAGCCTAGCTTGCAGTATGTCTATGGCAGGAGTGACCTCCGAAGATGTGCTTTTTATTAGTCTCCCTCTCTATCACACCACAGGTTTCCTCGGATTCATTTCGGTCATTGAGAGGGGTATGcattcatatttattttgataaaCTGTGATGGAACATTTTTTAACAGGATCAGTATTTTTGATAAGGAATAAGGCTGGTGTTATTTCTTATTGTCAGCATCTTCAAtggaaagaccaaaaccaaaaatGCATTAGTCAGTCTCTCAGTACATTCAAACTTCCCTGCCTTGTGTGTGGCACTCAGGCCCGAGGCCATTCATTTCTACAGAAGACctaaatctgtaaaaaaaaaaaaaaaaaaaaaaaaaggcaacgtAATTTCCTTAAACAGCTGGACACTGTAGTTTTTGGCAAACAACACTCAAACGGTAGTAAATTAtgtatttgttggggactattttcagctgcagatCAATACACATTTAGTGCACTGATTTCCAACTGGGGATAGCTCGGctattggaaaaaaaatggaGGCTTTTCACCAGAACAAATAAACCACCAGCAATCACAGGCTGGTTGCAACAGGACCCACCTACCTGAGTTTGTCATGGATAAATGATTGAAACATGCAGCTTCAATTGCAAACTTACCAAAAGACCAAACAGTCTATGCTTAAAGTCCATGCTTAAACATTGACATATCCAGGAACAGTGTGTCACTTTTGTACAATTGATAGTGTTGAATAACATCCAGTTTAAAATCTGTTCAAAGTGTTGTGAATGAAGGGGTACTTGAGCTCAGACTGTGGAGGTATATCAGACAAAAATGTCAGGTGCTCTAGTGATTATTCATAgcaaaaatgtaatacatttaaatgGAATATAGTAAAAAAATAACTAGTGTCCATGCCTTTTCATTGTAATGAAGTGCAACAGTGTCGCTGATTAATGTGTTTTCCATATTTTGCAGAAAACAATGGAGGTCTATGGCAAAGAGGAATAAGCCATATCAGACTTTGGCTACACAGATGATATTCATTAGTTGGATCAATTAATTGCTTaatttggtcttttcatggatttgttgacaaaaagaaaaatattgaatattgaCTTAGGTTTTAAGATTATTTGTCACCTTGTTGCTGTGTGTAGGTAACACATTGGCTTTGAGGAGTAAATTTTCAGCATCTCAGTTCTGGGACGACTGCAGAAAATATAACGTCACGGTCATAATGTTTATAGGTGAAATGATGCGTTACCTCTGCAACACACCAAAAGTATGTATGTCACAGCACAAACATTGATGGTACTATCACATTTAAAGGTCACCAGaactaaaaaaacaatgaaaggtCTTGATTCTTTCCCAACAGAAACCTAATGATCAAAGCCACAAAGTGAGACTTGCGATAGGCAGCGGGGTAAGAGCCGATGTTTGGAGGTACTTCATAACCAGGTTTGGAAACGTTCAAATCAAAGAGGTTTATGGAGCAACTGAAGGGAATTTTTCTCTGCTGAATTACACCGGCAAGATTGGAGCTGTTGGCCGAGACACCTTCCTCAACAAAGTAAAAGTCCATATTTAATTCCACATGATGAAGTAAAAGCTATTAATCATCAATAAGCAatgttttggcttttttttttttaatttatcttGCAGTGGGTTTTTCCATATGCTGTGATCAAATTCGACACAGAAAAAGGAACACCTTTGAGGGATTCTTCTGGTCTCTGCATAGAAGCTGCCAAAGGTTAGTACTAGGGCTGTAGCTACCATGTCCTCAGTTTTCTCTTTTGTTTAACGTCTGTTTATTGGTATTTTAGAGGataaagtattggacaaaattAAGTGTTGACCTCTCCTGTATTAACTTTCCACAGGTGAACCTGGACTTCTGGTATCTGAAATATCAACAAGGGCTCCGTTCGCTGGATATGTGAGAGACCTGCAGCAAACTGAGAAGAAGAGGCTGCATGATGTCTTCAAGAAAGGAGACTTGTACTTCAACACTGGTGACCTGCTGTGCATTGATGAAGATAATTTCATTTACTTTAAGGATCGAGTCGGAGACACTTTCAGGTGAGTTAATCTTTCACTTTCAGCCACCTAATTCAAAGTGACACTTAAAAAAACGTTTATTGTTATAGATGGAAAGGAGAGAACGTGGCTACAACTGAGGTGGCTGACATCATCACACTGCTTGACTGCATCAAAGAAGCCAACGTTTATGGAGTCGAAGTGCCAGGTAATGTTCactgttctttgttctttccTGTCACAATTGCAGTAGTCTATATCATtgacgtttcacttccgggattgctccgttgcagccggaaaatccgccagatttcactcatttaggccagatatccgttgccttgggcttcctttgtgttggcattttaaactccggtcgatttatgaggaatatggttaacctttttctcagatctctgcaaggtaatCCAGACAGTtagatctgtccaatctgagttttctgttgcttgactaaaacaacttttaaacgtacacgttccacctaaacaagttccttctgagcctattttgcagcggcaccgcggcttttctccagtgcttagcagcggctctgtgcggagtttagcaccgcccatgacgattgtgattggtttaaagaaatgccaataaaccagagctcgttttcctcccatccccgaatgctatgtggagtagccagacccttctcTAGCGCGccttggaggagggtctggcaaagcgagactacaatTGCAGCAGCAAAGTGTGTGGGCAGAAAGTTATTTTCATTACTGATCCATCTTGgagttattttctcaattaatcctTTGGCCTATAAGATGTCAGAATGTAGGGAAAATGCCTTTCATAATGTACTAATAAAGACCAATATACCTTTGTCCAAAGAAATTaactttacataaaacaaagaaaagaaacatattgtttcagctctaaggTAAACTTTATCTCGGGAAAATTAAAAACCTTAGGTCATCTTTGGTAGAAATAAATGTTGGCTTTATTTAACTTTTCTCATATTATATTTGTCTCCTTGCCTCTAATGGATTTTCAGCAGAATCTTAATTTTAAAGTGAGTAAACAAGTCCACAATGAATGTTGATGCTGGGTCACCTGTTAATGTCCTATGATTAtatagggggaggggggggttgcCTGGTTccctcacctggttgagcgttcGTCCCATGTACTAGGGCTCAGTCCTTGTAGCAGCGGCCACAGGTttggttccgacctgcggccctttgctgcatgtcatccccctctctctcctactTTCCTTACTTAATCTGTCCTATCAAAGGTAATAAAAGCCCCaaagaaatcttaaaaaaaaaaaaacctgcattgAGATCCGATCACTCGGACCACATTCATAGTGGTTTAGGCCAGATATGGCCACATTCTTATAGCAGTGTATACGTGTTATGTCCTGGGCCTCATTAGGATCGCCTACTCAACTGTGAACGGAACTACGTACTCATTCACACAAGTATTTCTCCTGTCACAAAAACCACTGATAGagaattgtgtgtttttggatgCTATTATCATACTGTCGGTGATGTGTCGATGTTTTTGTTCCGGGCTGCCTGCTCTTCTATCTCAGGCTGTCTGGAGCTCTGTGCTCCGCAGTTGCCTATAAAAGGCAGCCGCCGGTTGACAATAACCTCATTTTTAGTTTCATAAAACATCCCAGATTTCACGAATGTGTGGGATATTACTACAGACAACCCTGCTCTTATGTCGCAACTTCTCATTTTGTTATttagtagtcttgcattgccagacctatctcaacAGCGCTCGTAAGTAGACATCCCTATTTCGGCACACAGGCAAAGACTGTATAGCAGTGCTTTTCAATTAGTCATTGCACGTTGTTAATGAATGATTTATGTGAGATTAACAACTGTAATGTATACACACAACcctaacacatacacacagacacacacacacacacacatgtgcgcgcgcacacacacaaccagcctACCGGTATATGCCAATGTAcatgtttatttgcatatagcagggaagtgagatccgatcacaagtggtcaCTCGAGACACATTTGTATACCCATTCTACTGCCAGGTGAAAATACgtgtacttagagctgtccacttgtgattggATCACTCAGATCGGATTTTAATACCAGGTAGAAATGCGGCCTTAGAGAAAGGACATGCAGCCTTCTTATGCAAAGATTTGAAGCACAGAACTAGTCTATCCTTTGAAGCCTCAGCATCGTATATTATATTGTGTCAGTTGTTAAATAGAGTGTTCAGGTGGTTAAAAATCAGTAAATATCTTATAAACACATCATATTTAGCAGGAATTTGCACCCAG
Coding sequences within it:
- the LOC116038357 gene encoding very long-chain acyl-CoA synthetase-like isoform X1 — translated: MIVWMVIAAVVFLALLFRNPHFFQDVQYVRDKIQARRRVLKYKQTNYSILDRFLEAVKAQPHKPFILFNDETFTYQDADELSNKAARVFLHNGLVKEGDTVALFLRNEPMFLWLWLGLVKIGCNAAFLNYNIRSKSLFHCFSRSGAKTLVAAEELHNAVEEVLPSLLEQQVTVFILADRCRTGNMESFKDKMSQASSEPLSKDLRSHLTLQSPAAYIYTSGTTGLPKAAVVSHVKLWSLACSMSMAGVTSEDVLFISLPLYHTTGFLGFISVIERGNTLALRSKFSASQFWDDCRKYNVTVIMFIGEMMRYLCNTPKKPNDQSHKVRLAIGSGVRADVWRYFITRFGNVQIKEVYGATEGNFSLLNYTGKIGAVGRDTFLNKWVFPYAVIKFDTEKGTPLRDSSGLCIEAAKGEPGLLVSEISTRAPFAGYVRDLQQTEKKRLHDVFKKGDLYFNTGDLLCIDEDNFIYFKDRVGDTFRWKGENVATTEVADIITLLDCIKEANVYGVEVPGQEGRAGMATVTLSEAQRFDPADVFKHVVSFLPAYARPCFLRIQSSLDITSTFKHMKVKLVEEGFNPNQMTDPLYFLDEKNKNYVPLTVDIFNSVTSGKIRI
- the LOC116038357 gene encoding very long-chain acyl-CoA synthetase-like isoform X2, whose translation is MIVWMVIAAVVFLALLFRNPHFFQDVQYVRDKIQARRRVLKYKQTNYSILDRFLEAVKAQPHKPFILFNDETFTYQDADELSNKAARVFLHNGLVKEGDTVALFLRNEPMFLWLWLGLVKIGCNAAFLNYNIRSKSLFHCFSRSGAKTLVAAEELHNAVEEVLPSLLEQQVTVFILADRCRTGNMESFKDKMSQASSEPLSKDLRSHLTLQSPAAYIYTSGTTGLPKAAVVSHVKLWSLACSMSMAGVTSEDVLFISLPLYHTTGFLGFISVIERGNTLALRSKFSASQFWDDCRKYNVTVIMFIGEMMRYLCNTPKKPNDQSHKVRLAIGSGVRADVWRYFITRFGNVQIKEVYGATEGNFSLLNYTGKIGAVGRDTFLNKWVFPYAVIKFDTEKGTPLRDSSGLCIEAAKGEPGLLVSEISTRAPFAGYVRDLQQTEKKRLHDVFKKGDLYFNTGDLLCIDEDNFIYFKDRVGDTFRWKGENVATTEVADIITLLDCIKEANVYGVEVPGQEGRAGMATVTLSEAQRFDPADVFKHVSSLDITSTFKHMKVKLVEEGFNPNQMTDPLYFLDEKNKNYVPLTVDIFNSVTSGKIRI